The following DNA comes from Bacillus alveayuensis.
ATCTTCAAAGGTACAAGAAAACAACATCGTTGTTTTAGAGGACTTAATGTTAGAAAGACCAAAAACAAAAGAAATGGTTAATATTTTAAAAGGTCTTTCTGTAGAGAAGAAAGCTCTTATCGTGACAGCTGATCACAACGAAACGGTAGCATTATCCGCACGTAACATTCCTGGTGTTACAGTTGTGACAGCAGCAGGAGTGAACGTCCTTGATGTGCTTAACCATGATAAGCTAGTGATTACAAAAGCTGCGGTGGAAAAAGTAGAGGAGGTGCTTGCATAATGAAAGATCCTCGTGATATTATTAAGCGCCCCGTCATCACTGAACGTTCTATGGATTTAGTTGCTGATAAAAAATATACTTTTGAAGTAGATGTGAAAGCAAACAAAACGGAAGTAAAAGATGCTATTGAACAAATTTTTGGCGTTAAAGTTGAAAAAGTAAACATTATGAATTATAAAGGTAAGTTCAAACGAGTAGGTCGTTTTAGTGGTTTTACAAATCGTCGTAAAAAAGCGATTGTAAAGCTTACTCCAGATAGCAAAGAAATTGAATTGTTTGAAGCTTAATTTTTAAAAGTGAAGGAGGGAAACCGAGATGGCGATTAAGAAGTATAAACCAACTACTAACGGTCGTCGCGGCATGACAGTTTCTGATTTCGCAGAGATTACAACTGATAAGCCGGAAAAGTCTTTACTTGCGCCTTTAAATAAAAAAGCAGGCCGCAACAACCAAGGTAAATTAACTGTTCGTCATCAAGGCGGCGGTCATAAGCGCCAATATCGCATAATTGATTTTAAGCGCGATAAAGATGGTATACCAGGACGCGTTGCTACAATTGAATATGATCCAAACCGTTCTGCTAATATCGCATTAATTCATTATGTTGACGGTGAAAAACGTTATATTATTGCACCTAAAGGATTACAAGTAGGAATGGAAATCATGTCTGGTCCTGAAGCAGACATTAAAGTAGGTAACGCACTTCCGCTACAAAATATTCCTGTTGGTACGGTCATTCATAACATTGAGCTTAAACCAGGTAAAGGTGGACAATTAGTTCGCTCTGCCGGTACTTCTGCTCAAGTGCTTGGTAAAGAAGGAAAATACGTATTAGTTCGTTTAACTTCTGGTGAAGTTCGTATGATTTTAGCAACTTGCCGTGCGACAGTAGGTCAAGTTGGTAATGAACAACACGAACTTATTAACATTGGTAAAGCTGGACGTTCTCGTTGGTTAGGTAAACGCCCTACAGTTCGTGGTTCTGTTATGAACCCTAATGATCACCCACACGGTGGTGGTGAAGGACGTGCTCCAATCGGACGTAAATCACCAATGACACCATGGGGTAAACCTACTCTTGGCTATAAAACTCGTAAGAAGAAAAATAAATCCGACAAATTCATTGTACGTCGTCGTAAAAAATAACGGGGTTGTTCTACGGTTCAACAGAACCGTAGCGCAATCACGAAGGGAGGTTACAAAATTATGGGTCGTAGCTTAAAAAAAGGACCATTCTGCGATGATCATTTAATGAAAAAAATCGAAAAATTAAATGAGACTAATAGCAAACAAGTGATTAAAACTTGGTCTCGTCGTTCTACTATTTTCCCATCTTTTATCGGTCATACTATTGCAGTATACGATGGGCGTAAACATGTTCCTGTTTATATAACTGAGGACATGGTTGGTCACAAACTTGGTGAGTTTGCACCAACACGTACTTACAAAGGTCACGCAAGTGATGATAAGAAAACAAGACGATAATGAGAGGAGGCACTTAAATGCAAGCTAAAGCTGTTGCAAGAACAGTACGTATTGCTCCTCGTAAAGCTCGTTTAGTCATTGACTTAATTCGAGGAAAGCAAGTAGGCGAAGCAGTAGCTATTTTACGTCATACACCTAAAGCTGCTTCTCCAATTATTGAGAAAGTATTAAAATCTGCTGTTGCAAATGCAGAGCACAATTATGATATGGATGCTAATAACTTAGTGATTACTGAGGCATATGTAAATGAGGGACCAACGTTAAAACGTTTCCGTCCACGTGCAATGGGTCGTGCAAGCCAAATCAATAAACGTACGAGCCATATTACAATCGTTGTATCAGAAAAAAAGGAGGGATAATTAGTGGGTCAAAAGGTAAATCCAGTCGGTCTTCGAATTGGAATTATTCGTGATTGGGAGTCTAAATGGTATGCTGATAAAGACTATGCAGACCTTTTACATGAAGACCTTAAAATTCGTGAATACATTAATAAACGCTTAAGTGACGCTTCTGTATCTAAAATCGAAATAGAGCGTGCCGCTAACCGTGTCAATATTACGATCCACACTGCGAAGCCAGGTATGGTGATTGGTAAAGGTGGAACTGAAGTTGAAGCACTTCGTAAAGCACTTAGCCAATTAACTGGCAAACGCGTACACATCAACATTTTAGAAATTAAAAAAGCTGATTTAGATGCTAAACTTGTAGCAGAAAATATTGCTCGTCAATTAGAGAATCGTGCATCTTTCCGTCGCGTTCAAAAACAAGCTATTCAACGCGCAATGCGTGCTGGTGCGAAAGGTATTAAAACAATGGTATCAGGCCGTCTTGGTGGCGCGGACATTGCACGTTCTGAACATTACAGTGAAGGTACTGTTCCACTTCATACTTTACGTGCGGATATCGATTATGGAACAGCTGAAGCAGATACAACTTACGGAAAATTAGGTATTAAAGTTTGGATTTATCGTGGTGAAGTTCTTCCTGCAAAGAAGAAAACTGAGGAAGGAGGAAAATAATTATGTTAATGCCGAAACGCGTTAAGTATCGTCGTCAACACCGCGGGAAATTAAGCGGCCGTGCTAAAGGCGGTACTGAAGTACATTTTGGTGAATACGGTATTCAGGCTTTAGAGCCTGCATGGATTACAAACCGCCAAATCGAGGCTGCTCGTATTGCCATGACTCGTTATATGAAACGTGGCGGAAAAGTATGGATTAAAATTTTCCCTGATAAACCATATACTGCAAAACCTCTAGAAGTGCGTATGGGTTCCGGTAAAGGTGCACCAGAAGGTTGGGTAGCAGTTGTGAAGCCAGGTAAAGTTATGTTTGAAATTGCGGGCGTATCTGAAGAAGTTGCACGTGAAGCACTGCGTCTAGCATCACATAAATTACCTATTAAAACGAAGTTCGTAAAACGTGAAGAAATTGGTGGTGAATCAAATGAAAGCTAAAGAAATCCGAGATCTAACCACTGCCGAAATTGAACAAAAAGTAAAATCATTAAAAGAAGAGTTGTTTAACTTACGCTTCCAATTAGCGACAGGACAACTTGAAAATACTGCTCGCATTCGTGAAGTACGTAAATCAATTGCACGCATGAAAACAATCATTCGTGAAAGAGAGCTTGCTGCTAATAATCAATAATTAGAGAGGAGGTTTGCAGAATGAGTGAACGCAACAACCGTAAAGTATATACAGGACGCGTTGTTTCCGACAAAATGGATAAGACGATCACTGTTCTCGTTGAAACCTATAAAAAACATCCATTATACGGAAAACGCGTGAAATATTCTAAAAAATTTAAAGCACACGATGAAAATAATCAAGCAAAAGTTGGCGATATCGTTCGAATTATGGAAACTCGCCCGCTTTCGGCTACTAAACGCTTCCGTTTAGTAGAAATCGTTGAGGAAGCTGTTATTATCTAATTTAGCTCGGGTGAACTGATTTCGAAGGGAGGTAATTGAACATGATTCAACAAGAATCTCGTTTAAAAGTTGCTGACAACTCTGGTGCTCGTGAACTATTAACTATTAAAGTTCTTGGCGGATCTGGTCGTAAAACTGCTAACATTGGTGATATTATTGTCGGTACGGTTAAACAAGCAACACCTGGAGGCGTTGTTAAAAAAGGCGACGTAGTTAAAGCTGTTGTCGTTCGTACAAAACGTGGTGTTCGTCGCTCCGACGGTTCTTACATCCGTTTTGATGAAAATGCATGTGTCATTATCCGTGAAGATAAGAGTCCTCGTGGTACTCGTATTTTTGGACCAGTTGCCCGTGAACTACGTGACAACAACTTTATGAAAATTGTTTCTTTAGCTCCAGAAGTACTATAATTATTGGAATAGCCTTGCTAAGGAGGTGCAATTGGGATGCATGTAAAAAAAGGTGACAAGGTAATGGTTATCGCTGGAAAGGATAAAGGTAAACAAGGTGTGATCCTTGAGGCTTATCCAAAGAAGGAACGTGTACTTGTTGAAGGTGTGAACATTGTGAAAAAACACGCAAAACCTTCACAAGCTAATCCTCAAGGTGGCATTATCAGCCAAGAGGCTCCAATTCATGTATCAAATGTAATGCCGTTAGATCCTAAAACTGGTGAACCGACTCGTGTTGGATACAAAATCGTTGACGGCAAAAAGGTACGTGTAGCAAAAAAATCTGGTGAAATATTAGATAAATAGGTATTAGGAAGGGAGGTCTATTTTATGAACCGCCTAAAAGAAAAATACATCAAGGAAATTACACCTGCTCTTATGAGTAAGTTTAACTATAAATCTGTAATGGAAGTTCCAAAAATCGAAAAAATTGTAATCAACATGGGTGTTGGTGATGCAGTACAAAATGCCAAAGCATTAGATAGTGCTGTTGAAGAGTTAACGTTGATTACTGGGCAAAAACCAGTTATCACTCGTGCGAAAAAATCAATTGCAGGCTTCCGTCTTCGTGAGGGTATGCCAATTGGTTGTAAAGTAACTCTTCGTGGTGAACGTATGTATGAGTTTTTCGATAAACTAATTTCTGTTTCTTTACCACGTGTACGTGACTTCCGTGGTGTTTCCAAAAAATCATTTGATGGACGCGGAAACTACACATTAGGTATTAAAGAACAATTAATTTTCCCCGAGATTGATTACGATAAAGTTAATAAAGTTCGTGGTATGGATATTGTTATTGTTACAACGGCAAAAACGGATGAAGAAGCTCGTGAATTATTAGCTCAGTTCGGCATGCCTTTCCAAAAATAATCGCTATAGTTCAAAGGAGGCGAAAACGTGGCTAAAAAATCAATGATTGCGAAACAAAAACGCAAGCAAAAGTTTAAAGTGCGCGAGTATACACGCTGCGAACGTTGCGGTCGTCCACATTCTGTCATGCGCAAATTTAAACTTTGCCGTATTTGTTTCCGTGAACTTGCATATAAAGGTCAAATTCCAGGTGTTAAAAAAGCTAGTTGGTAATACCCCAGTATGGGAAGGAGGTTATTTTAATGGTTATGACAGATCCAATTGCAGATATGCTTACTCGCATTCGTAATGCGAACATGGTACGTCATGAAAAATTGGAAGTTCCTGCTTCTAAAATCAAACGTGAAATAGCTGAAATTTTAAAGCGTGAAGGTTTTATTCGTGACGTTGAATATATTGAAGATAATAAACAAGGTATCCTTCGCATTTTCCTAAAATATGGTCCAAACAATGAGCGTGTAATTACAGGAATTAAACGTATTAGCAAACCAGGACTTCGTGTTTATGCTAAAGCGGATGAAGTACCTCGTGTATTCAACGGTTTAGGGATTGCGATTGTGTCAACTTCTCAAGGTGTTCTTACTGATAAAGAAGCTCGTGCAAAGCAAACAGGTGGAGAAGTATTAGCTTACATTTGGTAAATCAATTGTGATGAATGGAGGTGTATGACATGTCTCGTGTAGGTAAGAAACCACTTGAAATTCCTTCTGGTGTAACTGTTACATTGAACGGTAATACTGTAACAGTTAAAGGTCCAAAAGGTGAGTTAACTCGTACATTCCACCCTGATATGGAAATTAAAATAGAAGATAATGTTTTAACAGTAAACCGTCCAACTGACAACAAAGAGCATCGTGCTCTTCATGGGACGACACGCAGCATTATTGGAAACATGGTTGAGGGTGTATCAAAAGGATTTGAAAAAGGATTAGAGCTAATCGGTGTCGGTTATCGTGCGTCTAAATCTGGTAAAAAGCTCGTATTAAACGTAGGATATTCACACCCAGTTGAAATTGAACCTGAAGAAGGAATTGAAATTGAAGTACCTTCTCAAACAAAAATTGTTGTTAAAGGTGCTAATAAAGAACGCGTTGGTGCAGTAGCTGCCAACATCCGTGCTGTGCGTCCACCTGAACCATACAAAGGTAAAGGTATTCGTTACGAAGGAGAGTATGTACGTCGTAAAGAAGGTAAAACTGCTAAGTAATGTCGCTTAGATGTTTAGAAAGGAGTGACGTAGATGATTACAAAGCCAAGTAAAAATGCGGTTCGTAAAAAACGCCATGCTCGTGTTCGTTCTAAGCTATTTGGAACTGCAACTCGTCCGCGTTTAAATGTTTACCGTTCAAATAAGCACATCTATGCTCAAGTAATCGATGACACAAACCATGCAACTTTAGTGAGCGCATCTACATTAGATAAAGAACTTAATTTAGAATCGACTGGTAATATTGATGCGGCACAAAAAGTTGGTGAGCTTGTTGCTAAACGTGCATTAGAGAAAGGTATTAAAAATGTTGTATTCGACCGCGGTGGTTACTTATATCATGGTCGTGTAAAAGCACTTGCAGACGCTGCTCGTGAAGCAGGACTTGAATTCTAATTGAAAAAGGAGGGACAGAGAAAATGCGTCGTATTGATCCAAGCAAACTTGAACTTGAAGAACGTGTAGTTACCGTTAACCGCGTTGCAAAAGTAGTAAAAGGTGGTCGTCGTTTCCGTTTTGCTGCTCTTGTAGTAGTCGGTGATAAAAACGGTCATGTAGGCTTTGGTACAGGAAAAGCTCAAGAGGTACCTGATGCAATTCGCAAAGCGATTGAAGATGCGAAGAAAAACTTAATTGAAGTACCGATGGTAGGTACAACTATTCCACACGAAGTGATCGGACACTTTGGTGCAGGTGAAATTCTTTTAAAACCTGCTTCTGAAGGTACAGGAGTTATCGCTGGGGGACCTGTCCGTGCGGTATTAGAGTTAGCGGGAGTACATGACATTTTATCTAAATCTTTAGGTTCCAATACTCCGATTAACATGGTGCGTGCAACTGTCGATGGCTTAAAGCAGCTTAAGCGAGCTGAAGATGTGGCGAAGCTTCGTGGAAAAACAGTAGAGGAACTGTTAGGATAAGGAGGGAAATACAATGGCAAAAAAATTAGCGATTACCCTCACTCGCAGTGTAATAGGTCGATCAGAAAAACAACGTTTAACGGTTAAAACCCTTGGACTACGCAAATTAAATCAAACAGTTGTCCATGATGATAATCCTGCAATACGTGGTATGATCAATAAAGTAGCTCATCTAGTAAAAGTAGAAGAACAATAAGATGATTGATTGGATAAGGAGGTGTAACGTATGAAACTTCATGAATTACAACCAGCAGAAGGTTCACGAAAAAAACGCAACCGTGTTGGACGTGGTATCGGTTCTGGCAACGGTAAAACAGCTGGCCGAGGTCAAAAAGGTCAAAAAGCTCGTTCTGGCGGCGGTGTGCGTCTTGGTTTTGAAGGTGGTCAAACTCCTTTATTCCGTCGTTTACCTAAACGAGGTTTTACGAACATCAACCGTAAAGAATATGCAATAGTGAACCTAACGAAATTAAACCGTTTTGAAGATGGAACAGAAGTAACTCCAGAGCTTCTTTTAGAAACTGGTGTTGTAAGTAAACAAAAAGCTGGTATTAAGATCCTTGGGGACGGTAAATTAGAGAAAAAGCTAACTGTAAAAGCTAATAAATTCTCTGCTTCTGCGAAAGAAGCAATTGAGGCTGCTGGCGGTACAGCTGAGGTGATCTAATGTTTAAGACAATCTCCAATTTTATGCGCGTGGGTGATATACGAAATAAAATCTTATTCACCCTTTTAATGCTTGTTATCTTTCGGATCGGGACGTTCATTCCTGTGCCAAGTGTGAATACAGATGTATTAAAGGCACAGGATGAACTAAATGTATTTGGGGTACTTAATATTTTTGGCGGTGGTGCACTGCAGAACTTCTCGATTTTTGCGATGGGGATTATGCCGTATATTACTGCATCCATTATTACTCAATTGTTGCAGATGGATGTTGTTCCAAAGTTTACGGAATGGTCCAAGCAAGGAGAAGTTGGCCGCAGAAAATTAGCCCAATTTACACGATACTTCACAATTATTTTAGGATTTATTCAAGCTCTTGGAATGTCTTATGGTTTTAACAATCTTTCCGGTGGCTTGTTAATTGTTGATCCTAATATCGGAACATATTTATTAATTGCGTTAGTATTAACAGCTGGCACCTCTTTTTTAATGTGGCTAGGGGAACAAATAACGGCTAAGGGTGTCGGCAATGGTATTTCTATTCTGATTTTTGCGGGGATTGTTGCCGGGATTCCATCAACCGTTAACCAAATTTATGCGCAACAATTCCAAGATGTAGGCGATCAATTATTTTTAAGAATTGTAACCGTTGTGTTATTGCTTCTAGCAGTAATTGCAATTGTTGTAGGCGTCATTTTTATCCAGCAAGCATTACGTAAGATACCAATTCAATACGCTAAGCGTTTGGCTGGTCGTAATCCTGTTGGAGGACATTCAACACATTTACCGCTAAAAGTAAACTCAGCTGGAGTAATTCCAGTCATTTTTGCGGTTTCATTTATTATTACCCCAACTACTATTGCATCGTTCTTTGGTCCAAATGATGTAACAAACTGGATTCAAAATACATTTGATTATACAAAGCCTGTTGGTATGATCATCTACGCGGCGTTAATTATCGCCTTCACTTACTTCTATACTTTTGTTCAAGTGAATCCTGAACAAATGGCGGAGAACTTGAAGAAACAAGGTGGCTATATACCAGGTATTAGACCAGGAAAGAGTACGCAAGAGTATGTTACAAAAATAATATATCGCTTGACATTCGTCGGTTCCATATTCCTAGCAGTTGTCTCAGTACTCCCTGTATTCTTCATCCAGTTTGCTGACCTTCCGCCATCTGCACAAATTGGTGGTACGAGTTTGTTAATTGTTGTTGGTGTAGCACTTGAAACAATGAAACAGCTTGAGAGTCAGCTCGTGAAACGACATTATAAAGGTTTTATGAAGCAATGAGGTTGTGGGACGGGTTATGAAGGTATGAAGGATGGTCCCATTCCCTCTATATAGAATTTTGGGGGGAGAAGAAATGAATTTAATATTAATGGGTTTGCCTGGTGCAGGCAAGGGTACACAGGCGGAAAAGATTGTAGAACAGTATCATGTCCCTCATATCTCAACTGGAGATATGTTTAGAGCAGCTATGAAGGAAGGAACCGAACTAGGGTTAAAAGCAAAATCATTCATTGATAAAGGGGAACTTGTACCGGACGAAGTGACGATTGGTATTGTCCGTGAGCGTTTAGGCAAGAATGATTGTGAGAAAGGATTTTTATTAGATGGCTTTCCGCGTACTGTTGCCCAAGCAGAGGCTTTAGAAGATATTTTAAAAGAATTAAATAAAAATATTGACTATGTTATTAACATCAATGTTGACCAAAATATTTTAATGGAGCGTTTAACAGGTCGACGCATTTGTAAAAATTGTGGGGCTACTTATCACCTCATATTTAATCCACCAAGTCAAAATAATACTTGCGACAAATGTGGTGGTGAATTGTATCAGCGCGCCGACGATAATGAAGAAACCGTTGCAAACAGATTAGAAGTTAATCTAAAGCAAACAAAACCATTGCTTGATTTTTATGAGCAAAAAGGCTACTTGCGAAACATTAATGGTCAACAACCGATTGATAAAGTTTTCGAGGATATCTCTGAGTTGCTTGGAGGATTAGGTGAATGATCATTTGTAAAACACCCCGTGAAATCGAAATTATGCGTGAAGCTGGTCGCATCGTGGCTTTAACTCACCAAGAACTCCAAAAATATATACAACCTGGTATTACAACAAAAGAATTGGATAGAGTTGCCGAAAAGTTTATTCGCGAACATGATGCAATTCCGTCTTTTAAAGGGTATAATGGTTTTCGCGGGAGTATTTGCACTTCTGTTAATGAAGAGCTTGTTCATGGTATTCCAGGAGATCGTGTTTTACATGAAGGGGATATCA
Coding sequences within:
- a CDS encoding large subunit ribosomal protein L15 (product_source=KO:K02876; cath_funfam=3.100.10.10; cog=COG0200; ko=KO:K02876; pfam=PF00828; superfamily=52080; tigrfam=TIGR01071), which codes for MKLHELQPAEGSRKKRNRVGRGIGSGNGKTAGRGQKGQKARSGGGVRLGFEGGQTPLFRRLPKRGFTNINRKEYAIVNLTKLNRFEDGTEVTPELLLETGVVSKQKAGIKILGDGKLEKKLTVKANKFSASAKEAIEAAGGTAEVI
- a CDS encoding preprotein translocase subunit SecY (product_source=KO:K03076; cath_funfam=1.10.3370.10; cog=COG0201; ko=KO:K03076; pfam=PF00344; superfamily=103491; tigrfam=TIGR00967; transmembrane_helix_parts=Inside_1_19,TMhelix_20_37,Outside_38_51,TMhelix_52_74,Inside_75_114,TMhelix_115_132,Outside_133_144,TMhelix_145_167,Inside_168_173,TMhelix_174_196,Outside_197_210,TMhelix_211_233,Inside_234_267,TMhelix_268_290,Outside_291_309,TMhelix_310_332,Inside_333_362,TMhelix_363_385,Outside_386_394,TMhelix_395_412,Inside_413_431), with amino-acid sequence MFKTISNFMRVGDIRNKILFTLLMLVIFRIGTFIPVPSVNTDVLKAQDELNVFGVLNIFGGGALQNFSIFAMGIMPYITASIITQLLQMDVVPKFTEWSKQGEVGRRKLAQFTRYFTIILGFIQALGMSYGFNNLSGGLLIVDPNIGTYLLIALVLTAGTSFLMWLGEQITAKGVGNGISILIFAGIVAGIPSTVNQIYAQQFQDVGDQLFLRIVTVVLLLLAVIAIVVGVIFIQQALRKIPIQYAKRLAGRNPVGGHSTHLPLKVNSAGVIPVIFAVSFIITPTTIASFFGPNDVTNWIQNTFDYTKPVGMIIYAALIIAFTYFYTFVQVNPEQMAENLKKQGGYIPGIRPGKSTQEYVTKIIYRLTFVGSIFLAVVSVLPVFFIQFADLPPSAQIGGTSLLIVVGVALETMKQLESQLVKRHYKGFMKQ
- a CDS encoding adenylate kinase (product_source=KO:K00939; cath_funfam=3.40.50.300; cog=COG0563; ko=KO:K00939; pfam=PF00406,PF05191; smart=SM00382; superfamily=52540; tigrfam=TIGR01351) produces the protein MNLILMGLPGAGKGTQAEKIVEQYHVPHISTGDMFRAAMKEGTELGLKAKSFIDKGELVPDEVTIGIVRERLGKNDCEKGFLLDGFPRTVAQAEALEDILKELNKNIDYVININVDQNILMERLTGRRICKNCGATYHLIFNPPSQNNTCDKCGGELYQRADDNEETVANRLEVNLKQTKPLLDFYEQKGYLRNINGQQPIDKVFEDISELLGGLGE